From one Lotus japonicus ecotype B-129 chromosome 3, LjGifu_v1.2 genomic stretch:
- the LOC130744182 gene encoding uncharacterized protein LOC130744182 has protein sequence MRWYSAVSHRFIIPDDRREEFSAVTVMRRAVDLLEQSLEVPDAPAVGTHSRSLTERALDLIRSSAFIGTQEVAFAAVRGVVAAGGRGRGGRARGGRARGGRARGDGAPAEGARGGRARGPRGRRGGGRGRGE, from the exons atgaggtggtacagcgctgtgtcccatcggttcatcatccctgatgataggagggaggagttcagtgcggtg actgTTATGCGTCGGGCCGTGGACTTGTTGGAACAGTCACTCGAGGTGCCAGATGCTCCTGCAGTGGGCACGCATTcccgatccctcactgagagggcgctggatcttattagatctaGTGCCTTCATCGGTACCCAGGAagtagcctttgctgctgtccgaggagTTGTAGCtgcaggaggcagaggtcgtggaggtagagcgcgtggaggcagagcccgtggaggcagagcccgtggagatGGTGCACCTGCAGAGggcgctcgtggaggcagagctcgtggacctagaggtcgtAGGGGGGGCGGTAGGGGTCGTGGCGAGTGA
- the LOC130744183 gene encoding uncharacterized protein LOC130744183: protein MSSQASSDSTSVAATTSPAVTTVASAPPAKPDFHPALTVTNIRNHIPIMLDVETDRYGTWAELFRIHARSHRVLHHIVPVADKPPPPLTDPTYELWTTLDATVLQWIYATISIDLMTTIMEPDSTALTAWTRLADLFWDNQNARAVTLEQDFSNVRMEAFPTVAAYCQRLKTLSDQLRDVGAPVNNHRLVLQLISGLTDAYKGVATLIR from the coding sequence ATGTCTTCTCAAGCCTCCTCGGACAGCACCTCCGTGGCTGCCACCACTTCTCCGGCAGTCACCACCGTGGCCTCTGCCCCGCCGGCTAAACCTGATTTTCACCCGGCGCTTACTGTTACGAACATTAGGAATCACATTCCTATTATGCTTGACGTGGAGACTGATCGCTATGGCACCTGGGCGGAGCTTTTCCGCATACATGCTCGTTCTCACCGGGTTCTGCACCACATTGTCCCTGTTGCGGACAAGCCTCCTCCGCCTCTCACTGACCCTACTTACGAGCTGTGGACCACTTTGGACGCCACTGTCCTTCAGTGGATTTATGCCACCATCTCTATTGACCTGATGACTACCATCATGGAGCCTGACTCCACCGCTCTTACTGCTTGGACGCGTTTGGCTGATCTTTTCTGGGATAATCAGAACGCTCGTGCTGTCACCCTAGAGCAGGATTTCTCCAATGTTCGCATGGAGGCATTTCCGACTGTCGCCGCCTACTGTCAGCGTCTGAAGACGCTTTCTGACCAGCTCCGTGATGTCGGTGCTCCGGTGAATAATCACCGTCTAGTTTTGCAGCTCATCTCCGGCCTCACTGACGCTTATAAGGGTGTTGCTACTTTGATTCGTTAG